One window of Streptococcus suis genomic DNA carries:
- a CDS encoding cystathionine beta-lyase: MTDYLDLAIKYGGFTSLDKVYLAKKLADMTDQQKLDFITPPPSVINAYFAEIYQKQGAEKATDYYLTLSQQLSLFPKEPSFAEDKPFVRLNLSGKSFGFAYVSTDGLAQVFSEGTEEITDSLLFEIAQVFPHYVVFLEEGKLWMRANPFEDVELEEVETDYLLTQVATAEGLVKISGFNQEEVLEVADGYSGQRYFAWSDRSAILYIKH; the protein is encoded by the coding sequence ATGACGGATTATCTTGATTTGGCAATCAAATACGGTGGCTTTACCAGTCTGGACAAGGTCTATCTGGCGAAGAAATTAGCTGATATGACTGACCAACAAAAACTAGACTTTATCACGCCCCCGCCTTCGGTTATCAATGCCTATTTTGCGGAAATCTACCAAAAACAAGGAGCAGAGAAAGCGACGGACTACTATCTGACACTTTCTCAGCAGCTGAGCCTTTTTCCAAAAGAGCCCAGCTTTGCTGAAGACAAGCCTTTTGTCCGCCTGAATTTATCAGGCAAGTCTTTCGGATTTGCCTATGTGTCGACGGACGGTTTGGCTCAGGTCTTTTCGGAGGGGACGGAGGAAATCACGGACAGTTTGTTATTTGAGATTGCTCAAGTTTTCCCCCACTATGTCGTCTTTTTGGAGGAGGGCAAGCTTTGGATGCGAGCCAATCCTTTTGAGGACGTCGAGTTAGAGGAAGTTGAAACAGACTATCTCCTGACCCAAGTGGCGACAGCAGAAGGATTGGTCAAGATTTCAGGCTTTAATCAGGAAGAAGTGCTGGAAGTGGCGGATGGATATTCAGGTCAGCGCTATTTTGCCTGGTCAGATCGCTCTGCAATTTTATATATAAAACATTAG